A genomic stretch from Podospora pseudoanserina strain CBS 124.78 chromosome 3, whole genome shotgun sequence includes:
- a CDS encoding hypothetical protein (COG:D; MEROPS:MER0215827; EggNog:ENOG503P00D), with product METSDTQPHIDQHANELEPSSTDSPAVEITIKFPPEQHNQTWTFESQDTFAHLVQALGLEFPEYDWAKSKALLEKRPPTLKKGMLTPSTDPDLPLSTLHTTTLRFLAPKSTTLDSLKTAATEAATLQARRALARSRLARLPPSQKKTALSDATFTFHTLSALPHLPNSQKSLSFLQRLKEDPGIVHVMKKHEYSVGLLTEMDPIANTSASEGGVTRILGLNRNKGEVIELRLRTDRYDGWRDYRGVRKTLCHELAHNVYGEHDGDFWRLCRQIEREVEGADWRKSGRTVGEGEFAPARGGEGEGEGEMMDHGGWEGGTYVLGGGGGWPDGSGRGLAAREIRARAAEARWAGLERATREKEGEGEGEGRGDGGGES from the exons ATGGAAACCAGCGACACACAACCACATATTGATCAGCATGCCAACGAGCTCgaaccatcatcaacagacTCCCCCGCAGTCGAAATCACCATCAAATTCCCACCAGAACAACACAACCAAACATGGACCTTTGAGTCCCAAGACACCTTCGCCCACCTCGTCCAAGCCCTCGGCCTAGAATTCCCCGAATATGACTG GGCCAAAAGCAAAGCCCTCCTCGAGAAGCGTCCACCCACCCTCAAAAAAGGCATgctaaccccctccaccgacCCTGACCTCCCCCTATCAACCCTCCACACAACTACCCTCCGCTTCCTCgcccccaaatccaccactCTCGATTCCCTAAAGACGGCAGCAACAGAAGCAGCaaccctccaagcccgcCGCGCCCTCGCCCGCTCCCGCCTCGCCCGcctgcccccctcccaaaagaaaaccgCCCTCTCTGACGCCACCTTCACATTCcacaccctctccgccctccctcACCTGCCCAACTCCCAGAAATCActctcttttcttcaacGTCTGAAAGAGGACCCCGGGATTGTCCACGTGATGAAGAAACACGAGTACTCTGTCGGTTTGTTGACAGAAATGGACCCGATAGCCAACACGTCGGCTAGCGAAGGGGGCGTGACGAGGATACTGGGGCTGAACAGGAACAAGGGGGAGGTTATTGAACTGAGGTTGAGGACGGACAGGTATGATGGGTGGAGGGATTacaggggggtgaggaagacGCTTTGTCATGAGCTGGCGCATAATGTTTATGGGGAGCATGATGGGGATTTTTGGAGGTTGTGTAGACAgattgagagggaggttgagggggcggATTGGAGGAAGAGCGGGAGGactgtgggggagggggagtttgcTCCTGCgaggggtggggaaggggagggggagggagagatgatggatcatggggggtgggagggggggacgTATGTActcggtggtggcggtgggtggCCGGacgggagtgggaggggtttggcTGCTAGGGAGATAAGGGCtagggcggcggaggcgaggtgggctgggttggagagggctacgagggagaaggaaggggagggggagggggaggggaggggagatgggggtggggagagttga
- the RRG9 gene encoding Required for respiratory growth protein 9 mitochondrial (COG:S; EggNog:ENOG503P5IY): protein MNSCCRTAALRIFVRNISQIHFPPPTSAYRIPRYHSTLTRLSTLQRTIALGSTRDRLLHTSCPEGREEGAWPPPEGLPAHQEPSPPKIVFENTHDAPFEPTEVTINAQTPTQNESASPQDSGEVQPKPLGKWARKKLKKAQQAAAMKPEGGEEASAVADAEHDTTMVVGEENDEAPSSELPAKDQDEVPSSDRPVQDQTTVEREPDTQPAEKEDKPKSKRPKRDRPEKCAPKKESKKYKIQKLKKEREERRRKKLEMMESGEVTMGKVELQKALKEKKEREERERTNPMALKLEAARAERLARKAELKLARKERRRQEFEEAKRKAEAEAEAEAAGKEEWQIQKEALKAKFPEGWMPRKKLSPDALAGIRALHKQFPEQYNTATLAKKFEVSPEAIRRILKSRWTPDAEEEEERQGRWFNRGKRVWAQWAELGKKPPVKWRAEGVVRDPKWNRGRKKMGGFLG from the exons ATGAATAGCTGTTGCCGCACGGCCGCCCTGCGAATATTTGTCAGAAACATCAGCCAAATCCACTTCCCGCCACCAACGAGCGCATATCGCATTCCTCGCTACCACTCGACACTGACTCGATTATCCACGTTACAACGCACAATTGCTCTCGGTAGCACACGAGACAGGTTACTTCACACATCATGCCCTGaggggagagaagagggtgcCTGGCCACCGCCAGAAGGGCTCCCCGCGCACCAGGAACCAAGTCCTCCCAAGATTGTCTTCGAAAACACCCACGATGCACCTTTTGAACCGACAGAGGTGACGATAAACGCTCAAACACCAACACAGAATGAATCGGCCAGCCCACAAGACTCTGGCGAGGTTCAGCCAAAACCTCTGGGAAAATGGGCTAGAAAaaagttgaagaaggcgcaGCAAGCTGCCGCAATGAAgccggaggggggggaagaggccaGCGCAGTGGCAGATGCGGAACACGACACCACaatggttgttggggaggaaaaTGACGAGGCGCCGTCTAGTGAATTACCAGCAAAGGATCAAGACGAGGTGCCATCCAGCGACCGACCAGTACAGGACCAAACCACTGTTGAAAGAGAACCCGACACCCAGCCTGCCGAAAAGGAGGATAAGCCAAAAAGCAAGAGGCCAAAACGCGACAGGCCAGAAAAATGTGCGCCAAAGAAGGAGTCCAAAAAGTACAAGATCCAGAAGCtaaagaaggaaagggaggagagacGGCGAAAGAAGCTGGAAATGATGGAGTCGGGAGAAGTGACGATGGGCAAGGTCGAGCTACAGAAGGccttgaaggagaagaag GAGCGTGAAGAACGGGAGCGAACGAACCCGATGGCTCTGAAACTTGAGGCTGCTCGTGCCGAAAGGCTGGCAAGGAAGGCCGAGCTCAAGTTGGCACGAAAGGAAAGGAGGCGGCAGGAATTCGAAGAGGCGAAAAGGAAGgctgaggccgaggccgaggccgaggctgcGGGCAAGGAAGAGTGGCAGATTCAGAAAGAGGCGCTCAAGGCAAAGTTTCCAGAGGGCTGGATGCCGCGCAAGAAGCTGTCGCCAGACGCTCTTGCTGGTATTCGGGCCTTGCACAAGCAGTTCCCTGAGCAGTACAACACCGCCACGCTCGCCAAGAAGTTCGAGGTATCCCCGGAGGCTATCCGCAGAATTCTCAAGTCGAGATGGACACCggacgccgaggaggaggaggagcgacAGGGGAGATGGTTTAACCGTGGCAAACGGGTTTGGGCTCAATGGGCTGAGCTTGGAAAGAAACCGCCTGTGAAGTGGCGTGCCGAGGGTGTGGTACGCGATCCCAAGTGGAATCGGGGtaggaagaagatggggggTTTCTTGGGCTGA
- a CDS encoding hypothetical protein (EggNog:ENOG503NYK2; COG:S), with translation MPSIQIPTAMPSSPDGLLPSPSSMSSSPRSGRSRGASLNLKLDLSNLPPLEKPTTPTNTLLITDLDPDCFRPENLAVIRDALNKTAPVRHFSPLKFAARIQVVFSTEQEAIAVRREWDEREVMGRPCRVCFGMQINLETINNKEDQHLALPDAGRLFFISPPPSPPHGWESRTEDAPNTMVHAEDLADALAKLRHSNDPNSGMNINQRGDVSPVSPTTQGGGQRTKRSRSSTLIFQPQPVIGMGGESPNLPCVTVDDMTDEGLEDDADVMDISPVNITAPRPIMAHTARPPVELMEH, from the coding sequence ATGCCTTCGATTCAGATACCCACCGCCatgccctcctctccagacggactcctcccctctcccagcAGCATGTCCAGCTCCCCACGATCTGGCCGCTCTCGGGGCGCctctctcaacctcaagctcgacctctccaacctcccaccGCTGGAGaagccaacaacacccaccaacaccctACTCATCACCGACCTCGACCCCGACTGCTTCCGTCCCGAGAACCTCGCCGTCATCAGAGACGCCCTCAACAAAACCGCCCCAGTCCGCCACTTCTCCCCACTAAAATTCGCCGCCCGCATCCAGGTCGTCTTCTCGACCGAGcaagaagccatcgccgTCCGTCGGGAATGGGACGAGAGGGAAGTCATGGGCCGCCCTTGCCGCGTCTGCTTCGGCATGCAAATCAACCTCGagaccatcaacaacaaggagGACCAGCACCTCGCCTTGCCCGACGCCGGGAGGCTGTTTTTcatttctcctcccccatcgccTCCCCACGGCTGGGAGTCCCGGACAGAGGACGCGCCTAATACCATGGTCCACGCGGAGGACTTGGCGGATGCGCTGGCCAAGCTGAGGCATTCGAATGATCCCAATAGCGGGATGAATATTAACCAGAGGGGGGATGTCAGTCCCGTCAGCCCTACTACGCAAGGGGGCGGTcagaggacgaagaggagcaggagctcgACCTTGATCTTCCAGCCGCAGCCTGtgattgggatgggaggggagagcCCGAACTTGCCGTGTGTGACGGTGGATGACATGACGGAtgaggggctggaggatgatgcGGATGTTATGGACATCAGCCCGGTCAATATCACGGCGCCAAGGCCGATCATGGCGCACACGGCCAGGCCACCGGTCGAGTTGATGGAGCATTGA
- a CDS encoding hypothetical protein (COG:S; EggNog:ENOG503NUPX), translating into MASTPSNRLKLTPNNSPYLSRASRSPIRPRGFCEPGLSLRRVIGTTCSSPTGFDTVHSSFAYIAGGAVVVVDVSGEHYSQRFYRARPSAVPVFSVSPVSNSSSTLNSTPKANDSRNRAAPSPREGSYGGSDWLDAPSSKTWTSRERIKAATCLALSRDGRYLAVGETGYAPRVLIFNLQDVSSDTPLVSISEHTFGVNAVAWSPDTKFLASLGAANDGFLYLWKIDPRTGAAKLFQQNRCTAQVKGLFWMGSNLITLGVRHVKVWRVDEGSIATPVKPRFGGEQAAQAAAQQAQKPLSGRNILLGTMLDETFVCAIAISDEKAIVCSETGHVCLLDDTNKQMKLVKVLDLGFTIGCISSRNGSVYVGGKEDGDFALVSLEGILSGTPDPTLRSSQTSEGLAAMGFLAENLVTVNSKQSIDVWGPDYMPGTTPDDTKRIPIPGPGDPIVGTQRLSASNKLGAAFFTWAGFGRVNIWDLDGMIKSAFDVPIEQLDMGNEVEVNQVVVVRATGDGSLFVAGDKLGVLRIVDSSTGGCVMETKAHSSDCQDITIHEGQSRTLIASCGRDRTVQLFQRLATGAFEHFQTLEFTAKVVQVLIPTEDKLMTCSLDRTIQIHDLVTKENEPDAMAAIPSKVVSLKASPSSMTVTPDEKAIYVALLDRSVCHYDFTTGRLLGSFKCNDEAGLESVVLESLTFGQLGNGDLSFLLGISNTDKSVRIYDAQSGLFLDREWGHTEAINGVVLIDGDEGGKRVVSVGEDGTIMIWTLDFQDPVAGGSRTRDPSPDKNISTSTRPPLRKVLSKAELAEFQRPTTSPGGRRSPPRASHRRASKFHVTTNTARTPNTEKQQLSPGSGVAEETPSRRASSGGSRSDSPPPPPDSPKNRARMFRRPSLPALNMTPTASIKSKKKSNQNMRSGYGFGSLSMATEQTCRQLRAYRKKLNSSDSINSDVLSELDAELRLTAAALGERAIRSRSSREPDEHKPVSESMLSGLLDQYSERLVSMLDEKLRLRLSEEEKDSLVRDRPRTSGQGSSSSEGSRGGTFTDAVLCEEPGSA; encoded by the coding sequence ATGGCATCCACTCCCTCCAACCGGCTTAAGCTTACGCCCAACAACTCTCCATATCTTTCCCGAGCCTCGCGTTCTCCCATCCGACCCCGCGGCTTTTGCGAACCCGGCCTGTCTCTCCGACGTGTGATAGGTACAACCTGCAGCTCCCCGACCGGATTTGATACCGTCCACTCATCGTTCGCCTATATTGCTGGCGgcgccgtggtggtggtggatgtgtcTGGCGAGCATTATTCTCAACGATTCTACCGGGCCAGACCCTCTGCTGTGCCCGTATTTTCCGTGTCTCCGGTCTCGAATTCATCTTCTACACTGAACAGCACCCCAAAAGCAAACGATAGTAGGAACCGAGCGGCGCCCTCCCCGCGAGAGGGTTCATATGGCGGCTCAGACTGGCTGGACGCACCAAGCTCCAAAACCTGGACGAGTCGAGAGCGCATCAAGGCAGCCACCTGTCTGGCCCTCAGTAGAGATGGAAGATATCTCGCCGTGGGCGAGACGGGCTATGCTCCGCGGGTGCTCATATTCAACCTCCAGGACGTTTCCTCGGACACGCCACTGGTCTCGATTAGCGAACACACGTTTGGTGTCAACGCCGTGGCATGGTCCCCAGACACCAAATTTCTGGCCTCCTTAGGTGCTGCCAACGATGGGTTTCTTTACCTATGGAAAATCGATCCCCGCACAGGTGCGGCAAAGCTGTTTCAACAAAATCGGTGTACCGCTCAGGTGAAGGGCTTGTTTTGGATGGGCAGCAACCTGATTACGCTGGGCGTCCGTCACGTGAAAGTTTGGAGGGTGGATGAAGGCTCAATAGCCACCCCGGTGAAGCCTAGGTTTGGCGGAGAGCAAGCTGCTCAGGCCGCCGCTCAGCAAGCCCAAAAACCCCTTTCTGGAAGAAACATCCTTCTGGGCACCATGCTGGACGAAACATTCGTCTGCGCAATCGCCATCAGCGACGAGAAAGCCATTGTCTGCTCGGAAACGGGCCACGTGTGCCTGTTGGACGACACGAATAAACAAATGAAACTGGTCAAGGTGCTGGACCTTGGCTTCACCATTGGCTGCATCTCCAGCCGAAACGGGAGCGTATATGTGGGCGGCAAAGAGGACGGCGATTTCGCCCTCGTGAGTCTCGAGGGAATCCTCAGTGGCACGCCAGACCCAACACTTCGGAGCTCACAGACCTCCGAAGGCCTCGCGGCCATGGGGTTCTTGGCTGAAAACCTGGTGACGGTCAACAGCAAGCAGTCGATTGATGTTTGGGGTCCGGATTACATGCCTGGGACTACCCCAGACGACACAAAACGCATCCCTATACCAGGCCCGGGTGACCCTATCGTTGGCACCCAGCGGCTCTCTGCGTCGAATAAACTCGGTGCCGCTTTCTTCACGTGGGCCGGCTTCGGGCGAGTGAATATCTGGGACCTGGACGGCATGATCAAATCAGCCTTTGATGTTCCCATTGAACAACTCGACATGGGCAACGAGGTCGAGGTCAATCAAGTTGTTGTGGTGAGAGCCACAGGTGACGGCAGCCTCTTCGTTGCTGGCGACAAGCTGGGTGTTCTTCGGATCGTGGACTCTTCGACAGGAGGGTGCGTGATGGAGACCAAGGCTCATTCGTCAGACTGCCAGGATATCACGATTCACGAGGGCCAGTCGAGAACCCTCATCGCTTCCTGCGGCAGAGACCGAACAGTCCAACTGTTTCAACGGTTGGCGACAGGTGCTTTTGAGCATTTCCAGACACTGGAGTTCACTGCCAAGGTTGTGCAAGTGCTCATCCCTACTGAGGATAAGCTCATGACGTGCTCCCTGGATCGAACGATTCAGATACACGATTTGGTCACCAAGGAGAACGAGCCGGATGCTATGGCCGCGATACCCTCCAAGGTCGTTTCGCTAAAGGCTTCTCCGTCATCCATGACGGTGACACCTGATGAGAAGGCGATCTATGTCGCTTTGCTGGACCGCTCGGTCTGCCATTATGATTTCACAACTGGGCGGCTGCTTGGGTCTTTCAAGTGCAACGATGAGGCGGGACTGGAATCTGTTGTTTTGGAATCACTCACATTTGGCCAGCTTGGAAATGGTGACCTGTCGTTCTTGCTGGGTATCTCCAACACGGACAAATCGGTGCGGATATACGACGCTCAGTCtgggttgtttttggacCGCGAATGGGGCCACACCGAGGCTATCAATGGTGTCGTTTTGATCGACGGTGATGAAGGTGGAAAGAGAGTCGTCAGtgtgggcgaggatggtACCATAATGATCTGGACGCTTGACTTTCAAGATCCCGTCGCTGGCGGGTCACGAACTCGCGATCCGTCACCCGACAAGAACATCTCGACATCCACCAGACCACCGTTACGAAAGGTTCTCTCGAAAGCAGAATTAGCCGAGTTTCAACGGCCAACAACGTCCCCTGGCGGGCGTAGATCACCGCCCCGTGCTTCACATCGGCGGGCTAGTAAGTTCCATGTGACGACAAACACGGCGAGGACGCCCAACACCGAAAAGCAACAACTCAGCCCGGGGAGCGGGGTAGCAGAAGAGACTCCCTCTCGGCGAGCCTCTTCAGGGGGCAGCAGATCAGAtagccctcctccaccacccgaTAGTCCCAAGAACAGGGCGCGGATGTTTCGCCGACCATCTCTCCCGGCCTTGAACATGACGCCGACGGCGAGCATtaagtccaagaagaagtccaACCAAAATATGCGGAGCGGGTATGGCTTTGGCAGCCTCAGCATGGCCACCGAGCAAACCTGCCGTCAACTACGGGCCTACCGCAAGAAACTAAACTCGAGCGATTCCATCAACAGCGATGTTCTCTCTGAACTCGACGCCGAACTCCGGCTTACGGCGGCGGCGCTCGGGGAACGGGCGATCAGGAGTAGGAGCAGCCGCGAGCCGGACGAGCACAAGCCAGTCAGCGAGTCGATGCTGAGCGGCCTACTGGACCAGTATAGTGAGCGATTGGTCAGCATGCTGGACGAGAAGCTTCGACTGCGGctcagcgaggaggagaaggattCTCTTGTTAGGGACAGGCCGAGGACCTCTGGGCAAGGCTCGTCGAGTTCGGAGGGGAGCAGGGGGGGGACGTTTACGGATGCTGTGCTTTGTGAGGAGCCTGGGTCTGCCTGA
- the acl2 gene encoding beta subunit of ATP citrate lyase (COG:C; EggNog:ENOG503NU6W): MSAKSILEADGKAIINYHLTRAPVIKPSTLPPPTKHNPPPRLASLHFPEDQDVSTVLDQAEVTYPWLLQSDAKFVAKPDQLIKRRGKSGLLALNKTWPEAKAWIAERAGKTQQVEHVEGVLRQFLVEPFVPHPANTEYYININSVRDGDWILFTHEGGVDVGDVDEKAEKILIPVDLSEFPSNEEIAATLLKKIPKGLHNVLVDFIVRLYAVYVDCQFTYMEINPLVVIPNEDATSASVHFLDLAAKLDQTADFECGVKWAIARSPAALGITAPSSANGSVNIDAGPPIEFPAPFGRELSKEEAYIAELDAKTGASLKLTVLNPNGRIWTLVAGGGASVVYADAIASAGFADELANYGEYSGAPTESQTYHYARTVLDLMLRAPLSDKGKVLFIGGGIANFTNVASTFKGVIKALREYAKALNEHNVQIWVRRAGPNYQEGLKNMKAATQELGLQAKIFGPEMHVSGIVPLALIPGKWEAAGIEEFKA; the protein is encoded by the exons ATGTCGGCGAAAAGCATTCTCGAGGCCGATGGCaaggccatcatcaactaCCACCTCACTCGCGCCCCTGTGATCAAGCCCAgcactctccctccccctaccaagcacaacccccctcctaGACTCGCCTCTCTTCACTTTCCCGAGGACCAGGACGTCTCTACCGTTCTTGACCAGGCTGAGGTCACATACCCGTGGCTCCTCCAGTCGGATGCCAAGTTCGTTGCGAAGCCCGATCAGCTGATCAAGCGCCGTGGAAAGAGCGGTCTTCTCGCTCTCAACAAGACATGGCCCGAGGCGAAGGCGTGGATCGCTGAGCGTGCTGGCAAGACACAGCAGGTTGAGCATGTCGAGGGTGTCCTCCGCCAATTCCTGGTCGAGCCCTTTGTGCCTCACCCCGCCAACACCGAATACTATATCAAC ATCAACTCAGTCCGCGAT GGCGACTGGATTCTCTTCACCCACGAgggcggtgttgatgttggtgatgtcgacgagaaggccgagaagatcCTCATTCCCGTGGATCTCTCCGAGTTCCCCTCCAACGAGGAGATTGCCGCTACTCTCCTGAAGAAGATCCCCAAGGGTCTTCACAATGTCCTGGTTGACTTCA TTGTCCGTCTCTATGCCGTCTATGTTGACTGCCAGTTCACATACATGGAGATCAACCCCCTTGTGGTCATTCCCAACGAGGATGCCACCTCCGCCAGCGTTCacttcttggacttggctGCCAAGCTCGATCAGACTGCCGACTTCGAGTGCGGTGTGAAGTGGGCCATTGCCAGATCGCCAGCTGCTCTCGGCATCACTgccccatcatcagccaaCGGTTCCGTCAACATTGATGCCGGTCCCCCAATCGAGTTCCCTGCTCCCTTCGGCCGTGAGCtcagcaaggaggaggcttaCATCGCTGAGCTTGACGCGAAGACTGGCGCATCCCTCAAGCTTACcgtcctcaaccccaacggcaGAATCTGGACTCTggtcgctggtggtggtgcttccGTCGTCTACGCCGATGCCATTGCCTCTGCTGGTTTCGCCGACGAGCTTGCCAACTATGGTGAGTACTCTGGTGCTCCCACCGAGTCCCAGACCTACCACTATGCCCGCACTGTCCTCGACCTTATGCTCCGTGCGCCATTGAgcgacaagggcaaggtcCTGTTCATCGGTGGTGGTATTGCCAACTTCACCAACGTTGCCTCCACCTTCAAGGGTGTGATCAAGGCCCTCAGAGAGTACGCCAAGGCTCTCAACGAGCACAACGTCCAGATCTGGGTCCGTCGTGCCGGCCCCAACTACCAGGAGGGTCTCAAGAACATGAAGGCCGCGACACAAGAACTCGGCCTCCAGGCCAAGATCTTCGGCCCCGAGATGCACGTCAGCGGTATCGTGCCCCTTGCCCTCATCCCCGGCAAGTGGGAGGCTGCCGGTATCGAGGAGTTCAAGGCTTAA
- the GAS4 gene encoding Glycolipid anchored surface protein 4 precursor (EggNog:ENOG503NU6E; COG:G; CAZy:GH72), with translation MLMQSALLALGATAVAALQPLEVKGQDFVNPKTGNRFQIVGMAYQPGGSAGYDPKKKRDPLSDPDVCMRDAALLQILGVNAIRVYNLNPDLNHDECVSIFNAAGMYMLLDVNSPMPGEALTSFEVYKSYYASYLNRTFAVVEAFKDYPNTLAFFSGNEVIDKEETTEFVPSYVRAVTRDLKNYIKNWSDRKIPVGYSAADVREVLWDSFNYFTCSLQGDKDDMSMGDLFALNSYSWCGDSSFTESSFDKLVEGFENTPVPIFFSEFGCNTPSPRIFTEIGSIYGPDMYDVFAGGIVYEYTQEPNNYGLVNMTEEGPATLMSDFYSLRDQYAKLDFKKLQSLKPKGSTPKPVSCSPKLITVDGFQNNFTLPVLPPGAKEMIDNGIENKPKAGKLVEIKDWKVKYEVRNADGTVIKDLAVKPLADDEVNAPGSNTANLSAGSGSSGSSGSQGSTNGGNGDDKENSAAGHGVSGGVLALVMGVAALVAAF, from the exons ATGCTT ATGCAATCCGCGCTCCTGGCGCTCGGCGccaccgccgtcgccgccctccAGCCCCTCGAGGTAAAGGGCCAGGACTTcgtcaaccccaaaaccggCAACCGCTTCCAAATCGTCGGCATGGCCTACCAGCCCGGCGGCTCGGCGGGATAcgaccccaagaagaagcgcgaCCCCCTCTCGGACCCGGACGTCTGCATGCGCgacgccgccctcctccagatcctCGGCGTCAACGCCATCCGGGTctacaacctcaaccccgaCCTCAACCACGACGAGTGcgtctccatcttcaacgcCGCGGGGATGTACATGCTCCTCGACGTCAACTCCCCCATGCCGGGCGAGGCCCTGACCTCGTTTGAGGTCTACAAGTCGTACTACGCCTCGTACCTCAACCGCACCTTCGCCGTCGTCGAGGCCTTCAAGGACTACCCCAACACCTTGGCTTTCTTCTCCGGAAACGAGGTCATtgacaaggaggagacgaCCGAGTTTGTTCCTTCCTACGTCCGTGCGGTCACTCGCGACTTGAAGAATTACATCAAGAACTGGTCTGACCGCAAGATCCCCGTGGGTTACTCTGCCGCTGATGTGCGCGAGGTTCTGTGGGATTCGTTCAACTACTTTACCTGCTCGCTTCAGGGCGACAAGGACGACATGTCGATGGGCGACCTCTTTGCGCTCAACTCGTACTCTTGGTGCGGCGACTCGTCCTTTACGGAGTCGTCGTTTgacaagctggtggagggCTTTGAAAACACCCCCGTGCCCATCTTCTTTTCCGAGTTTGGGtgcaacaccccctcccctcgcaTCTTCACCGAGATCGGCAGCATTTACGGCCCGGACATGTACGACGTTTTTGCCGGCGGTATCGTGTACGAGTACACCCAGGAGCCTAACAACTACGGCCTTGTCAACATGACCGAGGAGGGCCCGGCTACCCTGATGAGCGATTTCTACTCTCTCCGGGATCAGTATGCGAAGCTTGACTTTAAGAAGCTGCAGAGCTTGAAGCCAAAGGGCAGCACGCCTAAGCCGGTGAGCTGCAGTCCGAAACTGATCACGGTTGATGGGTTCCAGAACAACTTTACACTGCCGGTGCTGCCTCCGGGGGCGAAGGAGATGATTGACAATGGGATTGAGAACAAGCCGAAGGCGGggaagctggtggagatcaaggacTGGAAGGTCAAGTATGAGGTTCGGAACGCGGACGGGACGGTGATTAAGGATTTGGCTGTTAAGCCTttggcggatgatgaggttaATG CCCCCGGTTCCAACACTGCTAACCTCAGCGCTGGGTCTGGGTCTTCTGGATCTTCCGGCTCGCAGGGCAGCACCAACGGTGGTAATGGTGATGACAAGGAGAACAGCGCTGCTGGCCATGGGGTCAGTGGCGGTGTCTTGGCTCTCGTGAtgggtgttgctgctttggTTGCTGCTTTCTAA
- a CDS encoding hypothetical protein (COG:S; EggNog:ENOG503NW3S) — protein MPLLPRPTPLLPPPNPRPPRPSLIPSLVPTHHHPPLGLPLPNHLRPANLLPLPRPLNSRPHLPSPPRRLRLPPNSCHPLPNRRLHPPLRPPPPPRNLPARPRHHLLPLRPPPPTGRGFVSSVKVRLLHATVRRKILSLSSSKPDWFNVQENGIPCNDLDSIGTITAFSTMLLFIGFPRQGIWLSDQEKEDYLALWRYVAYLLGTPTAPFENVTTAKVWLESLIVSEICPSGVSKQLAENMIASLALTPPTYASRAFLRAEGYWLNGPALSQKLGIERPKWWYLVLVGGQCGYFMAVSYFKKYLLPRKWEEGQVERLKRVLREVTVREAGGREAGFEFRFVPSWRQLHLTEKGEEETQKLKKDRFGNRWTEWRNLMAAVLLLTAVGWLGWLSTRMVCRGVVRMVTR, from the coding sequence atgcccctcctcccacgcccaacacctcttctccctcctccaaacccacgCCCCCCACGACCCAGTCTTATCCCCTCTCTGGTCccaactcaccaccacccccccctgggtctccccctcccaaatcaCCTCCGGCCAGCAAATCTTCTACCGCTACCTCGGCCCCTCAATAGTAGGCCTCACCTTCCAagccctcctcggcggcttcggctcCCCCCGAATAGCTGCCACCCTCTCCCTAACAGGCGGCTTCACCCCCCGCTtcgcccgccgccgcctcctcgaAACCTTCCAGCACGTCCTcgacatcacctcctccccctccgccctccaccccccaccgGCCGCGGCTTCGTCTCCTCCGTAAAagtccgcctcctccacgccACCGTCCGCCGCAAGATTTTATCCCTATCCAGCTCAAAACCAGACTGGTTCAACGTTCAAGAAAACGGCATCCCCTGCAACGACCTCGATTCCATAGGGACAATAACAGCCTTCAGCACCATGCTGCTTTTTATCGGATTCCCTCGACAGGGGATATGGCTGTCCGATCAAGAAAAGGAGGACTACCTCGCCCTATGGCGGTATGTAGCCTACCTCTTAGGCACCCCGACCGCCCCGTTTGAAAACGTCACCACGGCAAAGGTCTGGTTGGAAAGCCTGATCGTCTCCGAGATCTGCCCGTCGGGAGTGTCGAAACAGCTGGCGGAAAACATGATCGCCTCTCTCGCTCTAACCCCCCCAACATACGCTAGCAGGGCCTTCCTCCGAGCAGAAGGGTACTGGCTCAACGGACCTGCTTTATCACAAAAGCTCGGGATCGAGAGGCCGAAATGGTGGTATCTCGTTCTTGTGGGCGGGCAGTGCGGGTATTTCATGGCGGTTTCCTATTTCAAAAAATATCTCCTGCCCAGAaaatgggaggaggggcaggtggaGAGACTGAAAAGGGTGCTGAGGGAGGTTACCGTCCGGGAGGCGGGCGGGAGGGAGGCAGGGTTCGAGTTTAGGTTTGTGCCTAGCTGGAGGCAGCTTCACTTGACTGAgaagggtgaggaggagacacAAAAACTAAAAAAAGACAGGTTTGGGAACCGGTGGACGGAGTGGAGGAATTTGATGGCTGCTGTCTTGTTGCTCACGGCGGTGGGTTggctggggtggttgagCACGCGGATGGTCTGCAGAGgtgtggtgaggatggtgacACGGTGA